Proteins from a single region of Lelliottia sp. JS-SCA-14:
- the tatA gene encoding Sec-independent protein translocase subunit TatA: MGGISIWQLLIIAVIVVLLFGTKKLGSIGSDLGASIKGFKKAISDDEDKQEKSSQDADFTAKSIADKQDEAKKEDAKRHDKEQV, translated from the coding sequence ATGGGTGGTATCAGTATCTGGCAATTGTTAATCATTGCCGTCATCGTCGTGCTGCTGTTCGGCACTAAAAAGCTCGGTTCTATCGGTTCCGACCTTGGCGCGTCCATCAAAGGCTTCAAAAAAGCCATCAGCGATGATGAAGACAAGCAGGAAAAATCCAGCCAGGATGCGGATTTCACGGCTAAATCCATCGCAGACAAACAGGACGAAGCCAAAAAGGAAGACGCTAAACGCCACGATAAAGAGCAGGTGTAA
- the tatB gene encoding Sec-independent protein translocase protein TatB translates to MFDIGFGELLLVFVIGLIVLGPQRLPVAVKTVAGWVRALRSLATTVQNELAQELKLQEFQDSLKKVEKASMDNLSPELKASMDELREAAESMKRSYSVNDPEKASDEANTIRNPLVKGNEAQHEGVTPADAEHQASAPAQAPAAQEPEPAPAPEPVVKPKAAEAKAAAPVSESAPSSSDKA, encoded by the coding sequence GTGTTCGATATTGGTTTTGGTGAACTGCTGCTGGTGTTCGTGATTGGCCTGATTGTACTGGGCCCGCAACGTCTGCCGGTGGCAGTAAAAACTGTCGCAGGCTGGGTGCGCGCGCTGCGCTCGCTGGCAACGACGGTGCAAAATGAACTGGCGCAGGAACTCAAGCTCCAGGAGTTTCAGGACAGCCTGAAAAAGGTTGAGAAGGCGAGCATGGATAACCTGTCGCCTGAGCTGAAAGCCTCAATGGATGAACTGCGAGAAGCCGCAGAGTCCATGAAGCGCTCCTACAGCGTCAATGACCCTGAAAAAGCGAGCGACGAAGCGAACACCATTCGTAATCCGTTAGTGAAGGGTAACGAAGCGCAGCATGAAGGTGTGACGCCTGCCGATGCCGAGCATCAGGCCAGTGCGCCCGCGCAAGCTCCTGCGGCACAAGAGCCCGAGCCTGCTCCTGCACCAGAGCCTGTGGTGAAACCGAAGGCTGCAGAAGCTAAAGCCGCCGCGCCCGTTTCCGAATCCGCCCCCTCGTCGAGTGATAAAGCGTAA